The Myripristis murdjan chromosome 4, fMyrMur1.1, whole genome shotgun sequence region ttttttttaatttatatgcaAGCTGTTttacaaatttaaattttaagaACTCCACACATAGGTCACATGATGCTGCTGTTGGCAGCCATGTCATGGGTATTAAAATCAATGTGGGATGATGAATAGCATACTAATTGGCAGAAGAGTATAGCAGGGAGGTGAGTGTCCAGTAGGTACAGTTTACACTTAGTATGTCATGGCTTTTGGGTCAGTCTCATATGCAAGGATGCTTCCTGTCACCTTGGCACCTATTTGGGAACGCTCCTTATCATGAGGCAGGTGAGCAGCAGTCTGTTGACCACCTGCCTGACTGAGGTTGTGGTGAGTTTCAGGCGCTAAAGAGCGAGAGGAGATCTACGAGGCGTTTGAGAACATCTACCCCATCCTGAAGGGCTTCAGGAAGCAGTGACCACCGCCGCTCACTGACTTGTCAAAGCACTTTCTGTTCATTTTATATTGAAGAAGTATATAGACAGATATACAACACTATATTGTAATATTGAAGAATTGTAAAacatctttgtgtgttttattttgtgttacaAAGTAAAGCTGTGGCTGTTGAGTCAGcatactgtttgttttgctaTCAGTGATGAGTAAGGCATTGTCCTTCCaggcaataaatacattttccacATATGCAGCAGAGTTGAGTTTTCATTTGTGATGTTATAACCTAAATCAAGACATTGAACTACAGCTTGTGATGAACATCTTGGTGCACACTATCCagttcctcctgctgctcctgcagaaCAAAACAGTGAAGAACAAGCCTCAGAAGTCATGTGGTCATCTGTCTCTGATTTGTTAACATTTGCCAGACCTgatcaaaatgaaatgtaatttgcttttttctgtaTCAACTTTCTTCCAACCTCCCTCATCTATTTCTACTTCAGTTAGatgatttcctgcatttcccaTGATCACTGTCACTCCTCACTCATACCTCAATCAGTCTGGTGCATTCTCAGCGTGCTAACTGGATTTCCTGCTGCTGTGATGGGGATACTGGTCGCCCATGGTTCTTTTTTGTGCCAAAAGCAGCACCTCCCGACCCTAATCCTGATCTTAAACACATGACGCCTTACAAACAACAGTggcaaaaaacacagagaggggcgCTGGTCTCAGAGCCTGATCTATGGCAGAGGTCTCCCTGTATGATCGGTGAATGTTGGTGGAAAACGGCAGCTCTTGAAAGAAGCCCTCGCTCTTTGATTgggacaccaaaacctgacatttaccatCAATGATTTTGATTGCTGAAATGTCAACGATCAAACTCCATTGCCGGAAATATCTAGTGCCAGTTAACCACAGCAAGaatacaccaaacaacaaaaatgtgaagTTTTAAGGGGATTATTCCTTTAAACCCTTTATGAAACCTGATTTACAGAACCTGTTTTATTATTGGAAATTGTTGTTTGAGGTTTAAATAACAACAGGCATAACACAGTGCCTCCTACTTATCAATTCTCTGTTATTgtcaaaaaccacaaaaaagcCGTTGCAAGCAGTTACAAATCTTTAATTGTCAAAAGTTAACACTGTGAAATATTATTGTTTCTGTATTCCTCTTCATTCATGATTTTTTGTCTTAACCACGTTTCtaaaaatctgttgtttttgttttcaaaggtAGCTAGCTAAATAAGTAGTAAAATAGATAGTTAATAACATTAAATAAGTGAATGATGAAATGATTCCTTATGTGTGGTAGCAGGGACAACATGGAGAAACGGTGAGTTATTCCTGTGGGTGTTCATCGCTGGATCCTCCCTCAGTTTCACAAAGTCCGGGAGTTTTCCAGTCTCATCAGTTGCAACAGGTTTTCAAAAGATCAAAACGGCTGATTTTTGCTTGTGTACTTCATCCTGGAGGGTGAGAATCTGGTGCAAAACGGTGTGGAGAGGTGTACAGGATAACAGCACTGCAACTGGCAATGATTAGCAGTTGAAATCTGCTGACGAGCTGCTGATTAATTATCATACTTATGTTGAAAAGTGGATAAAAAGTGCTTCTTGCTCTATGCATGAATAATAATCCTGTCGATCTGTCAGAAAATCTCCCACAGTCAACCCGCGTTAAGTTCTTGCATTGCTCCTTCAGTGCCACCGAGTCCTGCTGCACACAGAAATGCAAACGTTACAGGAAcaacagaagtgtgtgtgtgtgtgtggcaagcaACGCTGGACATGTTTCACATTGAAAATGAGCGCTGTGAAACCGTCTGCAGTCACATCAGTGTGTCATTTCGGACTTGCTCACGatatgaaatgaattaaaaatgtggAAAGAAAAACCCATGGCTATTTGCATTTCAAAGGTTCGACATGAGAATAGTATAGGAATATAGGAGGAGTGTGTAGACAAAAGAACACACACTACTAAATCACACTGCCTCGCTCAAAATACGTTGTGGCCAAAGGCATCCCTCTCCACCAAGGACACAAACGGATCTAGAGATGCTGTCAACGCTCCCCGCTAATATATACATTTCCAACTTATTGCATCGCTGTCAACAAAGAGAGATCAATCAGTTTATTTCGTGCTTAGCTTTGGTGCCTTCCGCTGCTCAGgttttccttcttcttcacatgaaaacacaccagGGGGAGAAACTGGGTTTGCAGTGTCAGACCTGGTGTCACGAGAGGCGTCAAGACACCCCTGACAAATCTTTAAATGCTTGTTGTTTCTGCAGGTCCTGTAGTTTATTATGCATTCAAATCGCATTGATAGAAGGGGggcggggaggggagggggggtttcCACCAGTAAAGTCTCAGTTATATAATGAGATGAAAACTGCTGAAAGTTGGCTGGAGATGGAGAACTGCTGCATCGCTTGGCAGACAACTTGCATAGAAAAAGCTCCGGTCGGCCCCTCGTCTACGGTGGCCCGCAAGGTCAGCCGCACCCCATCGGGAAAAGCAAATCCATTAAGAGAGAGGTGCAGCAACATGCAGAAACGATGCAGCCGTCGCAACGTGCATAAACAGCTAAAGCAACCgcaacaacacacatgcaccgcAAGAGAAGAAACCACAtatattaaagggatagttcacctattttgaagTTATTTTAACCCGCCCACCCCATGCACTCACTTGACAAAATACACAACAAAGACGCATGCAAACATTAgccaatacaaaacaaacaactgtcACAACTGCCTTTTTTGACAGTTAAATAGTCTGATTAATATTGTACTTGGGGTAATAGCTAACAAGATaccatatttatatttgtaagTAAAACAATGTGTAACCCCTTTTCCTCTGATTGTAAGTTACTTTAagaattatttatttctgtaaggttcaaaatgtaaaaacagaaatccccATTATTTAATTAAGCCCACATTTAATTTTTGACATAGCCTTGCATATGTTAATGGACTTTAAAATTGTGGAATACTCTTGTACAGCACATATCACTTCTAAAATTAAccaactatatatatatatttttttaaatgtacttgAGTACAACAAGACATGTAAAATCATCATAAATCCTAAATGCAATTTCTTAATTTGCTCTTTGTTAAAATGTCTGctccattttattgttttctactTCCAGCACCAGGGTTATTTCCGGCACGGTAGAGGCTTGGAAGGTcaggggctgtgtgtgtttcctagATTTGTGGCACGTTGTTGGAACATTTCTCTTAATGCGTGTGGTTTCCTCTCTTGCAGCATGTTTctgttgctgcagctgctgcagcatttGTATGTTGTGACATTTAGATCATTTCTGCATTCGGGGCGCAtttcttttattgtatttacttTCGCTTATGACGCACAATTGACCATGTGGGCCACCAtactcctcttcctcgtcctgtAATTCCAGCATAATCCCATCAATCCAGAAAATCACTGACAGGATGTCGATGGCCCTCATAACGCTCAGAATGCATTTTGGTCTCACTCCTTCTGCAAAATCATGACAAAAAATGGCTACAGAGGCTACAGAGTTGACTACAGAGTTCATACATCATATAggtatgtgtttttgtcttttggcaGACACTGCGAATAGATGCAGCCTCGGGAAAAATCATCACCTAACTACCTACCTAAGATAGCCCTCACTGAGTAAAGACGCAAGTCCCATACAGTGTACAGgtttaaaacactgaaacatggCCGATACACCCCACATGGGAGCataaagggtttttttctgaaatgacaACTAAGATTATAGCTGCAGTATTAGCCTCCTTTATTTTGAGGCGTCAGTGTTTTTATGAGTGTGGAAGTGGAAGCCTAACCAGGGAATAAGGTGAGAAAACTGTGAGGCGAGGTCACAACCAGTAAAGTCTCTTTGCCACCATCTTCTGTTTAATGTTTTCCATGATTTAAAATGCCCCCACCCCCTCGAAACCCCCAAACCCTAAACAATGTGGTCATGTAACAGTCATTTAAACCCCTAAAAATGGGCATGTGGGCACCAGAGTGCAGCAGTCCACCCTGGCGGCTGCAGAGGGCGGGACAGTAACTGTTGTGGTCTAGTTGGTGTCGGTGGAGGTGGCGGTGGGGGTTGtagggtggtggtggggcagTCACACCTCCGTGCTGATGGCTCGGGTGTTGGTGTAAAAGTCGGGCTGCTGGGCGCGCCGGCTCTCCCTCAGCTGGGAGCCTCGGACGGCGGGTAGCGGCAGCGCCAGCGCCTGATTCTCGTAGTGCGTGGGCACGTAGGTGATGCGCTCGCCGCCGTTGCGCATCTCGTCAGTGGTGCGGATGTAGAAGGGCGAGTCGTAGGGCGAGCACGTGGGGCAGTAGCCGCGGCGGCCCGCGGCCGGGTTGGCAGGGTTGGTGGATCCGGGAGGCTCCGGCGGTGACAGGGACAGCGGCGTGAGGGCCGGGCCGTCCAGGCCGGGGACGCTGCAGGCGTTGCAGGCAAAGTGTTGCTGAGAGATGGAGCCGCTGTCAGACCCATTCTTCTTACAGCAGTAGtactgcagggagagagaacgAGTGAAGAGCAATGAGCAGAAGAgatgaggggaaagagagagagagaaagagagaaagaaaacaaaatctagAAAAAAAGGCATGACAAAGGACACTGGCCGTCCCCTCGGCCTTAATCCACACAAAGAAAGTTTAACTTCAATCTACATGTGTCACTTTCTAAAACTAAAATTCACATATGACTACTTAGTGCACACACATGATAGTTTTGcttaaattattgtttaaaactgtgtttttcctgAAAGATCCGGTAacctctgcacttcctgtatcccTCCACCAGAGACAGAAGCGGCCTGCTTgactttgctgttgtttgttctcTTTATTAACCACATGTACGCATGTTGgagaacaaaaataacaactttctccagaATACTTGGAGATACCTGGCCAGTAACGGTGCTAGCCTCTTCTTTCCCTCCActcccctctctcacacatttcacaaaccTGTCAGCCACCGCTGTGACTGAGGACCAGCATTAGAtcgcacaagaaaatagttctactgttgatgttttgttctcttttttcgctctcattttttatgtcatttaaagcagtaaaaatgattttagaCATCAAGTTACTTAACTAACCCTAAATGTCTTTGAATTAATGTGGCAGAGGCAGATTTATTGATGAAGCAGAAGAACACAAAGTGGCTTTGATTTAATGCTGGAGTAGGGAttagtctctctccctctctctctctctctctctctctctctctctcacacacacacacacacacccaggcccACCTGGAGTCTGCAGTAACAGAGCACAGCTATGATACACAGCAGTATCACTGTGGCCAGTATTCCTCCGGTTATGACAACAGTTCCAGCTGTCATCCGACCAGCTCTCCATCAAACTCTGAGCACACGGGAAGAGGAGAAGTCATCAAACACCACGAGCGCTTTGGTCAAATTaaggaaaatgaaatcatgaTTACTACGCAGAAGCCATCATAACCATGACGACTACATGCAGACAAAACCAAATGCACAGCAAAACATTTCCTTTCAGTGAATGAGGCAACAGAGGAGAGCAAAGGTCAAAGCCAGAAGGAACTCTTTATTAGCGTCATATGACACTGTGCAATCATTTcgttatttattgtaattatatttACATCCTGAATTGTTTTTATCCATATCCCATAGCACCTCTTAGTGTTTCTTCACGGCTCTGCCTCTTGCTGTTGTGAAATGACCAGGTTTTTAATCTTGCATGCACATTATTTATTGAAAAGATAAATGGTGcagtaaaaaaagaaaccttTAATAAACAGTTGAGTTATTGTTCTTATGAAGTACTCACGTTCAGTAAAGTGTGCTTAACACCTGAAAGCACAGAGATAACAGACAGttacacacagatagatagacagatagatagatagatagatagatagacagataaacagactTACATCAGAAGAGTGTTGAAGGGCAGGTGAGGGTGAATGGAGGACAATcaggaggtcaaaggtgaaaggtcacaCTGCTGAACAGACGCACTGTATGAACACCTCtaaggagagaagaaaggagggaagaaggaggGAGTCAGAGAGAAGAGGTAAGCAGACAGGAGGAAGGAAATGAAGGGATGGAAAGGGAACAAAAATTTTTAAGGACGCTGTAACACTTTTTCTCCACCAGGTGGCAGTAAGGCattaggaaacacacacacacacacacacacacacacacacacacacatgcacacacactagaaAATCCCTTATTACATAAATGAATAACTTCAACAGTGGCATATtattcaaaaaataataatatatattccACTGCAATGATAACAAATTATACAAGCATAACATTAGATGCCTCCACAGCGTAGTGTTTCATGtggataataataaaaaagacttatagacacacacacacacacacacacactcggagacagaacagagaaaaaggaaaggaagaaaggaggatGGAAGGAAAGGCTcggacaaaagaaaagaaaaggaggatgaAGGATGGAAGAAAAGCCAAGTGGGAAGAAAAAGGGCAGTAAAGAAGAGTTAtcaaaggaagaaagaaggaaaacaaagcatAATGTAGGAACAAtcggagggatggagggacagAAGGAGGACTGAGGCAAGGGAAGGACAGCATAACAGACATAAGGATAAGAGGGATAAGGGCCCTGtgggaggaggcagggagggagcaAGGGAGTGATGGAGGAAAGTacagaagggaggaaggaaggggatGATGAACAGAACGgtggaaggaaagagggaggaaggggaaggaCGGAAAGAAGAAGGGAAAAGAATGGATGagggtaaaataaaacaaaggaagggtggatggatggatggatgaaaggaaggaaggagggaggggagaaatgaaaagaattaCACAGCATTTGTTCTATGTGATTCTTTCATGTAGCCATGTAAACaaaagctgacacacacacacacacacacacaccgcatccgcatcaacacacacagaattaaTTTCTCAGTCTGTCAGTTCTGATGGCCTGCTCTGTGATGtatgatcagtgtgtgtgtgtgtgtgtgtgtgtgtgtgtgtgtgtgtgtgtgtgtgtgcatattacatttccatatgTGCAGTTTGTCCATTTGGATGTGTGATCATTAATACTGGCTAGATCAATATTTGTGTTCTTCTTAATTTTGcatcttctttgtcttttctctgttattttccttttccttcttcctattatttttctttattttccctttttttatgtattaaagtgtttatttttatgtatttgccACATGAGCAAAAATGTGAAGGGAAAGATTTTTTGGACTGAACTGTATTACAGAGTTGGAAGACTCCTTTGGTAATAAAGCGTAAAAAAGTGGTGATGAagggagtcagtcagtcagcgaGAGAGCAGAGTCAGTACAAATCCAGATCTAATTAGAAACCAGTCTAATGAGATCCAGCCTCCTCGCTGCAGGGACACGCCGCCCGGCCCGGCGACCTCACTTCCTgccagagacaggaagtgagctGCGTCTGCCTGCTCTTGTCCCTCGCTTCAGATGAGCTCAGACTGTGTGGACGTGAGTCAGCGGCTGCTACAGTGCCGCTCAGCAAAAACTCGCCCTGAAACACTTGGAAGCTGCTCTTTGCAGCTCTGGGTCTGTTGAGTTGTCTGGTGCCCTTTTCGTCTCCCCGCGGTGAACGCATCTACCCAGAGCGCTTTTTCAAACCCTCGcgtaccccttttccaccaaagaggttccagggctggttcggagccagtgcctgacttagcaccggttctttgtttttccaccacccAAGCACAGGCCAAAccggttccaaactggttccaggcaagcaccaacttcgagcagggggtaaacaggggccagagaaagaactgaTGACGCGACCCCctgcgtcattggtgggcggggttacagacccaaacgggaagagcaaacgctataaacgtatagctaaacgtagtcaTCGTTCGTTCTGGACACGAATGCGACGGATAGGCActaataattgcgtttttcacccacacccacgtgatcacatTTTATGCTGACGTATTgatgtggctctgacttggctcttggccgatggaaaagcgaaccggttctttgttggatccagttaagcactggctctagcaccagcaccgaactagcaccaggttctttttggtggaaaaggggcagcAGAGATcctaaggtttccaaagacccccaacatgtcctgctgaatcacagggaggtgtgtatgaaatgatgtagcttcagtgagtGTGACATTGTTAGAAAATAtgggaaaacagttttttttttttttttttgtaactttgagGTTAAACCTTGAGCAAATTCTGAAACTGATTTCTtgaaaaagatgggaaaatgtGATTAGCAAGTTACACAactaccagaaaattagcaaaaaaattactggaaagGAGTGCCGTAATTatatattcaaaattaaatgacaaaatgaccacaaaactgtaaaaacaaggtaaaataaattaccaaaaaattaaaaatgttgatgtaatATGGTCAGTATCAgattgttgtttcagacactgattgAGCTGTGCTGCACCTCTTTATAAGGGCTTTTTTCTaccaagatttttttatttttattattattattattatcattattgttgttgttgttgttattattattattattatcattattgttgttgttgtagttgttgttgttgttgttattattattattattattattattattattattttgcactggGCAGGGGCTAATTAGCTGGAAgatatttcaaagggggaacatttttgaaaaaacgTTATCGAACCAGTGAACTAAAACATCAGCGGTAAAGTTGTGGTGTCAGTCCGTCACAACCACAGCCGGCCTAAAGATGAGAAACCAACAAGTTCATGCCCCgagttctattctattcaaagCAAATCaccagctggagaagaagtaGACAAGGCAAGCTGAAAGAATGTGGGTTTCCTAAAAGACTGATGAGATGTAACTGGAGAAGAAGACCTGACAGGGGAAACCAGGAGTGAGCAACAGTGCCTCCTTTCCACGGGGCAGCGCTGCTCCCAGAGGCCACCGTCCTCCCTGCTACAGCGCCGCCCGGCTCATAAACCATGTTTCTGTCGGAAAGAACACTGGCCTTCAATTATTTGTCGGGAGCAAACGGGGCGGCAGCTGACAGATTCCTCTTAACATCGTTCATCATAACTCCCCGCAGTGCATGCAAGCCCGGGCTTGGCACGCCGAGCGATTTTTCATAATTAATGCCAGCGTTCTAACTTCCACCGGGCggaggaaatggaaatggagtCTGAGGCCGGGAAGCCTGCATCACTGCTGTCACCACGCCATcttccacacacatacacacacacacacacacacaaaaacacatttactcTCAGCTCTTGCAAACTGGCCTGAACTcatatccacacacaccacttatacataaacacacacacacacacacacacacaccagagtgcacacacatactgtataaacatgtttgtttgtgtctcagtgtgaaatgtgtctgCGCTGCTCTGTAAGCAGTTTGAGATGAACCTGTTGGTTCAAAGAGCCTTAAATGAATGTTAAACAAATTTGTCTTGGGCTTCATTTGACAAATAATAGAGAAAAAGTGTCAGCTCTGCATCACACAGTGCcttatatgcacacacacacacacacacacacactgagcagcgaGAGATGGATCAGACACCGTAGGGTCCAGATTAGAGCAGCCCACAATCCCTCACACTGCCTGAGGTGCCCTGAAcactgataaaacacacacacacacacacacacacacacacacacacacacacacacacacacacacacacacacattttttcacagaaaCTATGCAGCAATCAGTGAACTCCAAACCACATGGTCATCAGGAGCCAATGAAATCACAGTGGCAATTATCAAACCTTAAAGGCTGAATCcacataaaactgcatcagCACAGACTCCCTAAGCGCTACATCCCTCACACATTCCAGCAAGGAGACCTATTGCAAATGATCAAACTTGAAATTTAACATTGCACATATTTCTAAGGCCATGTGATGTACTGAACATTTTTGGAGAATGCACCACGCTGAGATTTGGCAAAAAGCACAAATGGCGATTTTTGACAAATTTTGACAATGAAACTGAAGGTCATAGGCCGGTTGTCCAACTTTAACCAAACTTCATGTAAAGCAATGGGCGATGTGGATTATCAAAGGAACTTAAATTCCGAAACAGACAATGGATTCCTTGTGCTGACAGATGTAACCGTCGCCGTTCCCACTGACAGCAAACTTGGTTCACTCACTTGTTTCAACATTCTGAGGACATGCGCAACATTTAGTGAAAACTGGCCAAGTGGTAGCAATGCATCATGGTTGAACTTAAGTTTTTAAAATGCTTGTAATTGACTCTGATTGGCTTAGAAACGTGTGACTGATGTCATATGATGCCTAAGGTCATTCTCCGCAGTGGTCCTGCACAGCGCTGGGGCTTCTCAGTTGCTGcttgtagctgtgtgtgttcttaAAGAAACAGTACAATCATCATTCTGAAGGCGTGCGTCCTACTGCACGACCTTGATACGAAACTACAATCCTTCCTGTTTGACTGTAGGCAGcagagaaataaatgttttgaaaccATAGACAGGATAAAGTAAATGTGGCTgtagtgacatcatacatcggGTTCTGAACCGCCTTTTTGAAGCTATATTTCCCCTTATGATACTTGCCATCTTGCAATTTCTTGGAGCCAGAAAACATGCCAAAAGCCCAAATTTAGCTGATGGAGTGATGGGCTAATGAACAGgccaattaaaaaatgtatatctgGACTCTCTAACATTTGCAGGACATTTTCAGAATCATGACAATATTATAAAAGATATTAGCTTTTATATTAGCATTATAAGCACATTAACAAAAGGAGTGTCATAACACATTTTAGATGATATAACTGTTTTCAAGAcatgtgacaaatgaaatgcattttgattcACTGAAATACACATGAGGAAGGTGTAATGCATTATGGgagatattatttatttatttatttatttcatcactCTTGGCCTGTTAGCTACTCAGCCAGGTGCAGGAATACAATGTCTGACGACCTGAACGAGGGGAGTGACAGTGAAGCAGCACTTACT contains the following coding sequences:
- the fam163ab gene encoding protein FAM163A gives rise to the protein MTAGTVVITGGILATVILLCIIAVLCYCRLQYYCCKKNGSDSGSISQQHFACNACSVPGLDGPALTPLSLSPPEPPGSTNPANPAAGRRGYCPTCSPYDSPFYIRTTDEMRNGGERITYVPTHYENQALALPLPAVRGSQLRESRRAQQPDFYTNTRAISTEV